One region of Catenuloplanes indicus genomic DNA includes:
- a CDS encoding NACHT domain-containing protein, with amino-acid sequence MALLEIMTVTVGNAVAKWIFSAWLGEGLGKELAGSTTDLITARVPDFLQRRRLDRQAALIAETSAAKLSRVIAVEYGQLPPNEQESAAAAVQDSLNAALQSINLIALDLDAVRLKDAITSTDPRRPEHAGLSESATHLYMLLLSEASNHIVEVITTLPQFSSIAATELLRRETAVIDLVNTVLQRLPDPQVIANNLEASLREFETNYRRYIARRYDRLELFGLSVSEMSSRYALSVAYITLSAKGKIKARASDNLEAEELEIDGKIGIGKDVDSLRIDEAIQASLRTFVRGAAGSGKTTLLQWIAVRSARNEFHGDLQEWNDRIPFFIQLRRFSDGALPSPNEFLKFAGSTIAERAPNGWVAEQMTNGRAIILIDGVDEVADGDRPKVKHWLDDLTAAYPDSRYVVTSRPSAVSEGWLQTEGFSSVELQPMTLSDIKSFISHWHEAASSSITENEELASLSRFHSKLIDAISTSHQLRNLATSPLLCAMLCALNRERRTKLPRDRVELYRIALEMLLERRDLEREIGSEQRLSLPEKLILLQEFAYWLVLNEQSDATYQIALDRFAHRLQFMPDVKLSAEEVVRFMLVRSGLLREPIPGRIDFIHRTFQEYLAAVEVVELGNIPMLVSRAAEDNWREVVVLAAGACHRSQREVLFRGLIDRGHKDVTNRHTLWLVAVACVETAREVSPAIRREIFDCLGELLPPQNMSEAKALSSAGELALDALEKFKSARATEVAACIRTATLVGGEASLHLLSNYSNDNRITVQRALLRAWQLHDMPEQYAETVLADAHLVRGDVTLSDASLLPHVKYLKNLKRLSFIMRNKPFNTEYFRNLPQLTSFDARLNGHISTIDFLENNTELTFLDLEDCEHVNDIRVVKAMKNLSLLDISGTAVRDLSPVGNSLKLDWFSGRQLDIDDWSALEGLTNLNYVDVRFNTNITTLDFARHWTKLAVLRCDRTSVRSLDAIAGIESLHQLTAGRCDNLVDIAAIGSLSGLSALILSNVRSVSTLAPIGSAPNLTDISVTGNSQLTGFDVLASSKFLTRFQAAGCTKLMDIEFLKGKEYLHHVTLQDTSVRDISPLAGARMLSSLSLSGLANLASLEPLAELPNLRTLTLRGIPKVDLSQLTQSEDRKLRVLVDRNTELIGIESFKKAGGSIMRAQNRSTLRNPSNVEQI; translated from the coding sequence ATGGCGCTTCTCGAGATCATGACTGTCACTGTCGGTAACGCCGTCGCTAAATGGATCTTCAGTGCGTGGTTGGGCGAAGGACTCGGGAAGGAACTTGCGGGGAGCACTACCGACCTCATTACAGCCAGGGTTCCTGACTTCTTGCAACGACGTCGCCTGGACCGACAGGCAGCTCTAATTGCAGAAACATCGGCTGCCAAGCTGAGCCGCGTTATCGCAGTCGAGTACGGGCAGCTTCCGCCCAACGAGCAAGAGTCTGCTGCGGCCGCGGTTCAGGATTCACTTAATGCCGCGCTACAGTCAATCAACCTGATTGCGCTAGACCTGGACGCCGTGAGGCTGAAAGACGCGATCACCTCCACAGATCCGAGACGCCCGGAACACGCCGGGCTCTCCGAGAGTGCTACACATCTTTACATGCTGCTTCTGTCAGAGGCATCTAATCACATCGTGGAGGTGATCACCACACTGCCTCAATTCTCCAGCATTGCAGCAACCGAGCTACTCCGCCGCGAAACGGCCGTAATTGACCTTGTGAACACAGTACTGCAAAGACTTCCAGACCCTCAGGTGATCGCCAATAATCTAGAAGCGTCACTTAGAGAGTTCGAGACGAACTACAGACGCTACATCGCACGCCGATACGATCGACTTGAGCTCTTTGGACTATCGGTTTCCGAAATGAGCAGCCGATACGCGCTCAGCGTAGCGTATATCACTCTGAGCGCTAAGGGGAAGATCAAAGCAAGGGCTTCAGATAACTTGGAAGCCGAGGAATTAGAGATTGACGGTAAGATTGGAATCGGCAAGGACGTTGATAGCCTACGAATTGACGAAGCGATTCAAGCCAGCCTTAGGACGTTTGTGCGAGGTGCCGCCGGCTCCGGCAAGACCACCCTCCTTCAATGGATTGCAGTTCGTAGTGCCCGGAACGAGTTTCACGGCGACCTTCAGGAGTGGAACGACAGAATTCCATTCTTCATCCAACTGAGACGCTTCTCTGATGGAGCACTTCCGTCGCCTAATGAGTTTTTGAAATTTGCGGGATCAACGATCGCCGAACGCGCACCCAATGGATGGGTTGCGGAACAGATGACGAATGGACGAGCGATCATTCTGATCGACGGCGTAGACGAGGTTGCCGACGGCGATCGTCCCAAAGTAAAGCATTGGCTGGACGATCTCACAGCCGCCTATCCGGATAGCAGATATGTAGTCACGAGTCGCCCTTCTGCAGTGTCAGAAGGTTGGCTCCAAACGGAGGGCTTCTCCTCGGTCGAACTTCAGCCGATGACCCTTTCCGACATAAAGTCTTTCATTTCTCACTGGCACGAGGCCGCGTCTTCATCTATCACGGAAAATGAAGAACTAGCCTCCCTGTCGAGATTTCACTCTAAACTGATCGACGCAATCTCCACGAGCCACCAACTCCGAAACCTGGCAACCAGCCCACTCCTATGCGCCATGCTCTGCGCTCTCAATAGGGAACGCAGAACGAAGCTCCCACGAGACCGGGTAGAACTCTACCGAATTGCGCTCGAGATGCTCCTCGAAAGGCGAGACCTCGAACGAGAAATTGGATCGGAACAGCGCCTATCACTACCCGAGAAGCTTATTCTTCTACAAGAGTTCGCGTATTGGCTCGTCCTCAATGAGCAATCCGACGCCACCTATCAAATAGCGCTTGATCGGTTCGCTCACCGACTCCAGTTTATGCCGGACGTCAAATTGTCAGCAGAAGAGGTCGTCCGCTTCATGCTGGTGCGTAGCGGCCTGCTCCGGGAGCCCATTCCAGGGCGCATCGATTTCATCCATCGAACTTTTCAGGAGTATCTGGCTGCAGTTGAGGTGGTCGAACTCGGAAATATTCCTATGCTTGTATCACGAGCAGCAGAGGACAACTGGCGGGAAGTGGTCGTATTGGCAGCCGGGGCATGCCACCGGAGTCAAAGGGAGGTCCTTTTCAGAGGCTTAATCGACCGAGGTCATAAAGACGTTACAAATCGGCACACACTTTGGTTGGTTGCTGTCGCCTGCGTAGAAACCGCCCGCGAGGTCTCCCCTGCGATCCGCCGCGAAATTTTCGACTGCCTCGGTGAATTGTTACCGCCTCAGAATATGAGTGAAGCAAAAGCGCTATCGTCCGCTGGCGAACTCGCGCTCGATGCTCTGGAAAAATTCAAGAGCGCTCGAGCAACTGAGGTCGCAGCGTGCATCCGAACAGCCACACTTGTAGGCGGCGAAGCCTCCCTTCATTTACTTTCCAACTATTCAAACGACAACCGAATCACCGTCCAAAGGGCACTCCTTCGAGCCTGGCAGTTGCATGACATGCCCGAGCAGTATGCAGAGACCGTATTAGCCGACGCGCATCTAGTTCGAGGAGATGTCACGCTATCAGATGCCTCGCTACTGCCTCACGTAAAATATCTCAAAAATCTAAAACGCCTATCCTTCATCATGCGCAACAAACCATTCAATACCGAGTACTTCCGCAACCTCCCACAGCTCACGAGTTTTGACGCACGGCTCAATGGCCACATCTCGACCATTGACTTCCTTGAAAACAATACCGAACTCACCTTCCTCGACCTTGAGGATTGCGAACACGTCAATGACATCAGAGTTGTAAAGGCAATGAAGAATCTGTCTCTTCTAGACATTTCCGGCACTGCCGTTAGAGACCTATCGCCTGTAGGCAACTCTCTTAAATTGGACTGGTTCTCGGGACGCCAACTTGACATTGACGACTGGTCAGCATTGGAAGGCCTGACCAATCTCAACTATGTCGACGTCCGATTCAACACGAACATCACTACTCTAGACTTTGCTCGACATTGGACAAAACTTGCTGTGCTGCGGTGCGACCGCACCTCTGTGCGCTCCTTGGATGCGATCGCAGGTATCGAAAGCTTGCATCAATTAACCGCAGGCAGGTGCGATAACCTTGTCGACATTGCTGCTATTGGGAGCTTAAGTGGACTTAGCGCCCTAATTCTAAGTAACGTAAGGTCTGTTTCGACCCTTGCTCCGATCGGCAGTGCTCCCAATCTTACCGATATCAGCGTAACGGGAAACAGCCAGCTGACAGGATTTGACGTGCTAGCCTCCTCCAAGTTCCTGACTCGATTCCAAGCAGCAGGATGCACCAAGCTGATGGATATCGAGTTTCTGAAAGGTAAGGAATATTTGCACCACGTGACCTTGCAAGACACTTCCGTGCGAGACATCTCACCCCTAGCGGGCGCACGCATGCTGTCAAGCCTGTCATTGTCGGGCCTGGCGAATCTAGCGAGCCTAGAACCACTAGCCGAACTGCCAAATTTGCGCACACTTACTCTTCGAGGAATTCCAAAAGTTGATCTATCGCAGCTTACTCAAAGCGAGGATCGCAAACTGCGTGTTCTAGTCGACAGAAATACGGAACTAATCGGTATCGAATCTTTCAAGAAAGCTGGCGGAAGTATTATGAGAGCGCAAAACCGTTCCACACTACGAAATCCGTCGAATGTGGAACAAATTTGA
- a CDS encoding ATP-binding protein: MNNDGSWLSERVVAAERAAGAPFDLSACVREPIHRLGGIQSYGALIALRDDTIEVVSDNAPALLGPGAAVGAPYWDLAELSALRALADADTGQTAMMPVALDGRWFDVTVHRAEGLLVLEFEPATSVTTPFTTFYAPIRSALVRLQAATTVVEAAQAAVREVRSITGFDRVVAYRFESVDGPGEVIAEETAAGQEPWLGLWFPATDIPPQARRLYERNWIRVITDVDDATAQLLPATSAPLDLSLSVLRTVSPYHLEYLRNIGVASSMSVSLLSGGRLWGLIACHGHTPTTLGPQLRAACEFFGVALSLQLAALRERDDTVARERSRTVIARLIEPITDSMATGWSDPAGLDQVVESDAVAVCLNGRTTVHGADPGPEVLNALWAALPPSTAGEPWHSDRLGEDLPALAPFTGALGGALVLPLSDTGDRVVWLRHERTAPRRWAADPARPVVLGPHGERLTPRGSTAVFLATVRGRSAPWSATDLAMAVELGRAILQVALAHTRHLSTLNTELSRSNVDLDSFAHAAGHDLKEPLRGIANQAAFLVEDNTDRMDETTARRLASIQRLATRMDELLNALLYYSRLGRTDLHREPIDLTAAVTRATEIAGPRLEEESVQVTVTPSPGTPLLADPVLFDELLVNLLVNAAKYARPDGPRHVEIATAPVDGAPALMVRDNGIGMPAHLREQAFELFRRLHPRTAGGDGSGAGLAIVRRIVERHGGHAWADESPTGGTTIWATFP, translated from the coding sequence GTGAACAACGACGGATCATGGCTTTCCGAACGGGTCGTCGCGGCGGAACGGGCGGCGGGTGCCCCGTTCGACCTCTCCGCGTGCGTGCGGGAGCCGATCCACCGGCTCGGCGGCATCCAGTCCTACGGCGCGCTGATCGCGCTGCGCGACGACACCATCGAGGTGGTCAGCGACAACGCGCCGGCGCTGCTCGGGCCGGGTGCGGCGGTCGGCGCACCGTACTGGGACCTCGCCGAACTCTCCGCGCTGCGCGCGCTGGCCGACGCGGACACCGGGCAGACCGCGATGATGCCGGTCGCGCTGGACGGCCGCTGGTTCGACGTCACCGTGCACCGCGCCGAAGGCCTGCTGGTGCTGGAGTTCGAGCCGGCCACGTCGGTCACCACGCCGTTCACCACGTTCTACGCGCCGATCCGGTCCGCGCTGGTGCGGCTGCAGGCGGCCACGACCGTGGTGGAGGCCGCACAGGCCGCGGTCCGCGAGGTACGGTCGATCACCGGGTTCGACCGGGTGGTGGCGTACCGGTTCGAATCGGTGGACGGCCCCGGCGAGGTGATCGCGGAGGAGACCGCCGCCGGGCAGGAGCCGTGGCTCGGCCTGTGGTTCCCGGCCACGGACATCCCGCCGCAGGCCCGCCGGCTCTACGAGCGGAACTGGATCCGGGTGATCACGGACGTGGACGACGCGACCGCTCAGCTGCTCCCGGCGACCTCCGCGCCGCTCGACCTGTCGCTGTCCGTGCTGCGCACGGTCTCCCCGTACCACCTGGAATACCTGCGCAACATCGGCGTCGCGTCGTCGATGTCGGTGTCGCTGCTGTCCGGCGGCCGGCTCTGGGGCCTGATCGCCTGCCACGGGCACACACCCACCACGCTCGGCCCGCAGCTGCGCGCTGCCTGCGAGTTCTTCGGCGTCGCGCTGTCCCTGCAACTCGCCGCGCTGCGCGAACGCGACGACACGGTGGCCCGGGAACGATCCCGCACCGTGATCGCCCGGCTGATCGAACCGATCACGGACAGCATGGCCACCGGTTGGTCCGACCCGGCCGGCCTGGACCAGGTCGTCGAGTCCGACGCGGTCGCGGTCTGCCTCAACGGCCGCACCACCGTGCACGGCGCCGACCCCGGCCCGGAGGTACTGAACGCGCTCTGGGCCGCCCTGCCACCGTCCACCGCCGGCGAACCGTGGCACAGCGACCGGCTCGGCGAGGACCTGCCCGCGCTGGCACCGTTCACCGGCGCGCTCGGCGGCGCGCTGGTGCTGCCGCTCAGCGACACCGGCGACCGCGTCGTCTGGCTGCGCCACGAACGCACCGCGCCGCGCCGCTGGGCCGCGGACCCGGCCCGCCCGGTGGTGCTCGGCCCGCACGGCGAACGGCTGACGCCGCGCGGCTCCACCGCGGTCTTCCTGGCCACGGTACGGGGCCGGAGCGCCCCCTGGTCCGCCACCGACCTGGCGATGGCCGTCGAGCTGGGCCGCGCGATCCTGCAGGTCGCGCTCGCACACACCCGCCACCTGTCGACCCTGAACACCGAACTCAGCCGCAGCAACGTCGACCTGGACTCGTTCGCGCACGCGGCCGGGCACGACCTCAAGGAACCGCTGCGCGGCATCGCGAACCAGGCCGCGTTCCTCGTCGAGGACAACACCGACCGGATGGACGAGACGACCGCACGCCGGCTCGCCTCCATCCAGCGCCTCGCCACCCGGATGGACGAGCTGCTCAACGCGCTCCTCTACTACTCCCGCCTGGGCCGCACCGACCTGCACCGCGAACCGATCGACCTGACCGCCGCCGTGACCCGGGCCACCGAGATCGCCGGCCCGCGCCTGGAGGAGGAGTCGGTCCAGGTCACCGTCACGCCGTCGCCCGGGACACCGCTGCTCGCCGACCCGGTCCTCTTCGACGAGCTGCTGGTCAACCTGCTCGTCAACGCCGCCAAGTACGCCCGCCCCGACGGCCCACGACACGTCGAGATCGCCACCGCCCCGGTCGACGGCGCCCCGGCCCTGATGGTCCGCGACAACGGCATCGGCATGCCCGCCCACCTGCGCGAACAGGCCTTCGAACTCTTCCGCCGCCTCCACCCTCGCACCGCCGGCGGCGACGGCTCCGGCGCCGGCCTGGCCATCGTCCGCCGCATCGTCGAACGCCACGGCGGCCACGCCTGGGCCGACGAATCCCCCACCGGCGGCACCACCATCTGGGCCACTTTCCCCTGA
- a CDS encoding D-alanine--D-alanine ligase family protein, with product MTERGKTRIAVIFGGRSGEHDVSCKSALSVMQHLDRERYQVVPVRITIDGVWIVGRDEPDTAATLDLDGLLAQTRAEDGTVHPLPISSISQALAALRDVDVAFPCLHGPYGEDGTIQALLELAGLPYLGNGVLASAVSMDKEFTKKILVSEGIEVAPGVVLRHAGETVSEADRERLGLPVFVKPSRAGSSIGVSRVDDWADLPAAVELARRSDPKVLVEAAVPGREVDIGVLEFPDGRVEAGPSLEIRVPDGFGFFDFEAKYTDVGTVFEIPAKLSPEVKAAVEECAVTAFRALDCSGLLRVDFFLRETPDGVVPVINEVNTFPGFTSMSQFPQMWAAAGVGYAELLDVMVETALLRQHPTPPVVLPE from the coding sequence TTGACCGAGCGTGGGAAGACCCGCATCGCCGTGATCTTCGGCGGCCGCAGTGGCGAGCACGACGTGTCCTGCAAGTCCGCGCTGAGCGTGATGCAGCACCTGGACCGCGAGCGCTACCAGGTGGTGCCGGTCCGGATCACGATCGACGGCGTCTGGATCGTCGGCCGGGACGAGCCGGACACGGCCGCGACGCTCGACCTCGACGGGCTGCTCGCGCAGACCCGCGCGGAGGACGGCACGGTCCACCCGCTGCCGATCAGCAGCATCTCCCAGGCACTCGCCGCGCTGCGCGACGTGGACGTGGCGTTCCCGTGCCTGCACGGCCCGTACGGCGAGGACGGCACCATCCAGGCGCTGCTGGAGCTGGCCGGCCTGCCCTACCTGGGCAACGGCGTGCTGGCCAGCGCGGTCTCGATGGACAAGGAGTTCACCAAGAAGATCCTGGTGTCCGAGGGCATCGAGGTCGCGCCCGGCGTGGTGCTGCGCCACGCCGGCGAGACCGTGAGCGAGGCCGACCGCGAGCGTCTCGGCCTGCCGGTCTTCGTGAAGCCGTCGCGCGCCGGGTCGAGCATCGGCGTGTCCCGGGTGGACGACTGGGCGGACCTTCCCGCCGCGGTCGAGCTGGCCCGCCGCAGCGACCCGAAGGTGCTGGTCGAGGCCGCGGTGCCGGGCCGCGAGGTGGACATCGGCGTGCTGGAGTTCCCGGACGGGCGGGTCGAGGCCGGCCCGTCGCTGGAGATCCGCGTGCCGGACGGCTTCGGGTTCTTCGACTTCGAGGCGAAGTACACCGACGTCGGCACCGTGTTCGAGATCCCGGCCAAGCTCTCCCCCGAGGTCAAGGCCGCGGTCGAGGAGTGCGCGGTGACCGCGTTCCGGGCGCTCGACTGCAGCGGGCTGCTGCGCGTCGACTTCTTCTTGCGTGAGACGCCGGACGGCGTGGTCCCGGTGATCAACGAGGTGAACACGTTCCCCGGCTTCACCTCGATGTCGCAGTTCCCGCAGATGTGGGCCGCAGCCGGTGTCGGCTACGCCGAGCTGCTGGACGTGATGGTGGAGACCGCGCTGCTCCGCCAGCACCCGACGCCGCCGGTGGTGCTGCCCGAATAA
- a CDS encoding PP2C family protein-serine/threonine phosphatase, giving the protein MGDGDRAWAGALHRLWRAAGAITDREELADLVLPPLQALPGVVAVWGLRHRVSDGAVAEYRWTGVPLESDDDRALARRMARWRDGDAVLVREAVHGAKLVIVAGFEVAGEAAGTFELLVDGTADEERLTTCLWQVIDVTREAISRLRRRRFDDEQQIRDALLAEASLQMDAVLEPGQTMHRVARMTVPAIAEGCLVYACENRDLVLRSAVHVDVRRITDLLADRATADGLRALAERAVSGQAERTEPADAEKVGARLLHAQVMRARDRVLGVLLFFFDRDQVRVPQASFLRDLAQRAALAMDNSELYESRRREVVTLQEHLLPGRLPEIPGMRVAAAYAVGDRALDVGGDFYDLVVRSNGVVAALIGDVCGRGAAAAALTGMSRHTLGTLLQERVSPARALSRLNSGLRRDGSWRFVTAGVALLRETRAGLSVQWMSAGHPAPLVLHRDGRVTPGRGGGLALGIADEARIGRSRLMLAPGDTLLMFTDGLTESRDRDGRLFEDVALHDTARRLRDRPVDDLVRELSQAAKDFGTTGADDIAVLAIRAEQR; this is encoded by the coding sequence GTGGGTGATGGGGACCGGGCCTGGGCTGGTGCGCTGCACCGGTTGTGGCGGGCCGCCGGGGCCATCACCGATCGCGAGGAGCTCGCTGATCTGGTGCTTCCGCCGTTGCAGGCGTTACCGGGCGTGGTCGCGGTGTGGGGGTTGCGGCACCGGGTGAGCGACGGCGCGGTCGCCGAGTACCGGTGGACCGGCGTGCCGCTGGAGAGCGACGACGATCGTGCGCTGGCGCGGCGGATGGCGCGGTGGCGGGACGGCGACGCCGTGCTGGTCCGGGAGGCGGTGCACGGCGCGAAGCTGGTGATCGTGGCCGGCTTCGAGGTGGCGGGTGAGGCCGCGGGCACGTTCGAGCTGCTGGTCGACGGCACGGCGGACGAGGAACGACTGACCACCTGCCTGTGGCAGGTGATCGACGTCACCCGGGAGGCGATCTCGCGGCTGCGGCGCCGCCGGTTCGACGACGAGCAGCAGATCCGGGACGCGCTGCTGGCCGAGGCGTCACTGCAGATGGACGCGGTGCTCGAACCGGGCCAGACGATGCACCGGGTGGCCCGGATGACCGTGCCGGCGATCGCCGAGGGCTGCCTGGTCTACGCGTGCGAGAACCGCGATCTGGTGCTGCGCAGTGCGGTGCACGTGGACGTGCGGCGGATCACCGACCTGCTGGCGGACCGCGCCACGGCGGACGGTCTGCGCGCGCTGGCCGAGCGGGCGGTGTCCGGTCAGGCGGAACGCACCGAACCGGCCGACGCGGAGAAGGTCGGCGCCCGGCTGCTGCACGCGCAGGTGATGCGGGCGCGCGACCGCGTGCTGGGCGTCCTGTTGTTCTTCTTCGACCGGGACCAGGTTCGGGTGCCGCAGGCGTCGTTCCTGCGTGATCTGGCGCAGCGGGCCGCGCTCGCGATGGACAACAGCGAACTCTACGAGTCGCGCCGGCGCGAGGTGGTCACGCTGCAGGAACACCTGCTGCCGGGCCGCCTGCCGGAGATTCCCGGCATGCGGGTGGCGGCGGCGTACGCGGTCGGCGACCGGGCGCTGGACGTCGGCGGTGACTTCTACGACCTGGTGGTCCGCTCGAACGGCGTGGTGGCCGCGCTGATCGGCGACGTCTGCGGGCGCGGTGCGGCCGCGGCCGCACTGACCGGAATGTCGCGGCACACGCTCGGCACGCTGCTGCAGGAGCGCGTGTCTCCGGCCCGCGCGCTGAGCCGGCTCAACTCGGGCCTGCGCCGCGACGGCTCCTGGCGGTTCGTCACCGCGGGCGTGGCGCTGCTGCGCGAGACCCGCGCGGGCCTGAGCGTGCAGTGGATGTCGGCCGGGCATCCGGCACCGCTGGTGCTGCACCGGGACGGCCGGGTGACGCCGGGCCGCGGTGGCGGGCTGGCGCTCGGCATCGCCGACGAGGCCCGGATCGGCCGGTCCCGGCTGATGCTCGCGCCCGGCGACACGCTCCTGATGTTCACCGACGGCCTGACCGAGAGCCGCGATCGGGACGGCCGGCTGTTCGAGGACGTGGCGCTGCACGACACCGCGCGCCGCCTCCGCGACCGGCCGGTGGACGACCTGGTGCGCGAGCTGAGCCAGGCCGCCAAGGATTTCGGCACGACGGGGGCCGACGACATCGCCGTCCTGGCGATCAGAGCGGAGCAACGGTGA
- a CDS encoding response regulator — protein MNEKLIMVVEDSDEDVEAIGRAIGRSHPDIRLEFVRAGTDVLPRLTADGARRPDMILLDLNMPGESGLDVLRRLRAHPELASLTVVVFTSSEDPAEAGACYAAGADSYIYKPINFALFQTVLRQTLDYWRSKPRD, from the coding sequence GTGAACGAAAAGCTGATCATGGTGGTGGAGGACTCCGACGAGGACGTCGAGGCGATCGGCCGCGCCATCGGCCGCTCCCACCCCGACATCCGACTCGAGTTCGTCCGCGCCGGCACCGACGTCCTCCCCCGCCTCACCGCCGACGGCGCCCGGCGCCCCGACATGATCCTTCTCGACCTCAACATGCCCGGCGAAAGCGGCCTCGACGTCCTCCGTCGCCTCCGCGCCCACCCGGAGCTGGCCTCGCTCACCGTGGTCGTCTTCACGTCCTCCGAGGACCCGGCGGAAGCGGGCGCCTGCTATGCGGCGGGCGCGGACAGCTACATCTACAAGCCGATCAACTTTGCGCTGTTCCAGACCGTCCTGCGCCAGACGCTGGACTACTGGAGATCAAAACCAAGGGACTGA
- a CDS encoding AAA family ATPase — translation MVHTVARLAERLRAARQQSFVGRRAELTGFRDALAAAPGAYAVLYLHGAGGVGKSTLLRRFADEARDTGHTVVEIDGGTIERIEAAAVTAGSVLLIDSFERSRHLESWLRETYLPKLPAGAVAVLAGQEPPDPLWASDVSWSGLLRVTRLGDLAPDEAAELLRLRGVPESRHEAVLAFAGGHPLALSLAASSAASAVPESAGRWVPTRDVLTTLIDQLVGEVPSPAHRLALEVCAHVESTTEELLRAVIGDQAAGIFDWLRRLPFVDADRYGLYPHGVVRGAIEADLRWRDPQGYERLHHQVATHILDRARTASGEVVQPAMRALWHLLRANEVLGPFVSARDDDAVRAEPLTIQDHPAVRQMSASGVLDFWLARRPEAFTAYRRASDGTLIAYAAHLRLTEPDPVELAADPAVALVWAATESAPPRPGEHLLITRFLYPPIDRRPREAGMLMQMRVLEAWIRSTRLAWSFVVAPDPDRLLPLMAFTDHHPVPGGGRIEIEGRPYGVFGHDWRALPVDAWITALNARLLFGPDARPGRPAFTVLSRADFDAAVRDALRNWHLPDALESNPLLRTHLIGDRGGNPVQTLRDLIVEAVDSLRDDAREGKLHRALATTYFHRAPTQEAAAEKLGVPFSTYRRHLTRGVERVAERLWQLEV, via the coding sequence ATGGTTCACACGGTCGCGCGGCTCGCGGAACGCCTCCGGGCCGCCCGGCAGCAGTCGTTCGTCGGCCGGCGTGCCGAGCTGACCGGCTTCCGTGACGCGCTCGCCGCCGCCCCCGGCGCGTACGCCGTGCTCTATCTGCACGGCGCCGGGGGCGTCGGCAAATCCACGCTGCTACGCCGCTTCGCGGACGAGGCACGCGACACCGGCCATACCGTGGTGGAGATCGACGGCGGCACGATCGAACGGATCGAGGCGGCGGCCGTCACCGCGGGCTCGGTGCTGCTGATCGACTCGTTCGAGCGGTCCCGGCACCTGGAGAGCTGGCTACGCGAGACGTACCTGCCGAAGCTGCCGGCCGGCGCGGTCGCGGTGCTCGCCGGGCAGGAACCGCCGGACCCGCTCTGGGCGTCCGACGTCTCCTGGTCCGGCCTGCTGCGCGTGACGCGGCTCGGCGACCTCGCACCGGACGAGGCGGCCGAGCTGCTGCGGCTGCGCGGCGTGCCGGAGTCGCGGCACGAGGCGGTGCTGGCGTTCGCCGGTGGGCACCCGCTCGCGCTCAGCCTGGCCGCGTCGTCGGCCGCGTCGGCCGTCCCGGAGTCCGCCGGTCGCTGGGTGCCGACCCGGGACGTGCTGACCACGCTGATCGATCAGCTGGTCGGCGAGGTGCCGTCGCCCGCGCACCGGCTCGCGCTGGAGGTCTGCGCGCACGTCGAGAGCACCACGGAGGAGCTGCTCCGCGCCGTGATCGGCGATCAGGCCGCCGGCATCTTCGACTGGCTGCGCCGGCTGCCGTTCGTCGACGCCGACCGGTACGGGCTCTACCCGCACGGCGTGGTCCGCGGCGCGATCGAGGCGGACCTGCGCTGGCGCGACCCGCAGGGCTACGAGCGGCTGCACCACCAGGTCGCAACGCACATCCTGGACCGGGCCCGGACCGCGTCCGGCGAGGTCGTGCAGCCGGCCATGCGCGCGCTCTGGCATCTGCTGCGCGCGAACGAGGTGCTCGGCCCGTTCGTCTCCGCACGCGACGACGACGCGGTGCGGGCGGAGCCCCTGACAATCCAGGACCATCCGGCGGTACGGCAGATGAGCGCGTCCGGCGTGCTCGACTTCTGGCTCGCGCGGCGGCCGGAGGCGTTCACCGCGTACCGTCGCGCCTCGGACGGCACGCTCATCGCGTACGCCGCCCACCTCCGCCTGACCGAGCCGGACCCGGTGGAGCTGGCTGCCGACCCGGCCGTGGCGCTCGTCTGGGCCGCGACCGAGAGCGCGCCGCCCCGGCCGGGCGAGCACCTGCTGATCACCCGCTTCCTGTACCCGCCGATCGACCGGCGCCCGCGCGAGGCCGGGATGCTGATGCAGATGCGGGTGCTGGAGGCCTGGATCCGGTCCACCCGGCTGGCATGGTCGTTCGTGGTGGCCCCGGACCCGGACCGGCTGCTGCCGCTGATGGCGTTCACCGACCATCATCCGGTACCGGGCGGCGGCCGGATCGAAATCGAGGGCCGGCCGTACGGCGTGTTCGGCCACGACTGGCGCGCGCTCCCGGTCGACGCGTGGATCACCGCGCTGAACGCGCGGCTGCTGTTCGGGCCGGACGCACGGCCGGGCCGGCCCGCGTTCACCGTGCTGTCCCGCGCCGACTTCGACGCCGCGGTCCGGGACGCGCTGCGCAACTGGCATCTGCCGGACGCACTGGAGAGCAACCCGCTGCTGCGCACGCACCTGATCGGTGACCGCGGCGGCAACCCGGTGCAGACGCTGCGCGATCTGATCGTCGAGGCGGTCGACTCGCTGCGTGACGACGCCCGCGAGGGCAAACTGCACCGCGCGCTGGCCACCACGTACTTCCACCGGGCGCCGACCCAGGAGGCGGCGGCGGAGAAGCTGGGGGTGCCGTTCAGCACGTACCGGCGGCATCTCACCCGGGGCGTCGAACGGGTGGCCGAACGGCTGTGGCAGCTGGAAGTCTGA